One window of the Natronomonas marina genome contains the following:
- a CDS encoding acyl-CoA dehydrogenase family protein — MELSPEQEAIRETVREFAEAEIRPTAREADETETFPEAVWDGLADIGVTAMTVPEAYGGLDVEGLTYALVNEEVAYGQLAVATALSVHCLATSCIAEFGDERQKDRWLPEMVDGRPVGAFALSEPHAGSNPAEMSTEARKEGDEYVINGTKQWITNGERSGVVVLFAKTDRDDPRTVTQFVVPKDADGLEVGKKEEKLGLRASDTTTLVFDDVRIPESYRLTEEGRGLSAALSILTGGRVGIAAQSVGLAQSALDLAVEYAGEREQFGDPIADIQSIRQKLAEMHAKTQAGRMLTYEAARGLDEGSPPSMAASTAKYFASEAAMDVTNEAVQVHGGYGYTTDFPVERLYRDAKITTIYEGTTQIQKKVIARELLD, encoded by the coding sequence ATGGAGCTTTCGCCGGAGCAGGAGGCCATCCGGGAAACCGTCCGGGAGTTCGCCGAGGCGGAGATACGCCCGACGGCCCGCGAGGCCGACGAGACGGAGACGTTCCCCGAGGCGGTGTGGGACGGGCTGGCCGACATCGGGGTGACGGCGATGACCGTCCCCGAGGCGTACGGCGGTCTCGACGTCGAGGGGCTGACCTACGCCCTCGTCAACGAGGAGGTCGCGTACGGTCAACTGGCGGTGGCGACGGCGCTGTCGGTTCACTGTCTGGCCACCTCCTGTATCGCCGAGTTCGGCGACGAGAGACAGAAGGATCGGTGGCTGCCGGAGATGGTCGATGGCCGGCCGGTCGGCGCGTTCGCGCTGTCGGAGCCGCACGCCGGCTCCAACCCTGCCGAGATGTCCACCGAGGCCCGCAAGGAGGGCGACGAGTACGTCATCAACGGCACGAAACAGTGGATAACCAACGGCGAGCGAAGCGGCGTCGTCGTCCTCTTTGCGAAGACCGACCGCGACGACCCGCGGACGGTGACGCAGTTCGTCGTCCCGAAGGACGCCGACGGCCTCGAGGTGGGCAAGAAGGAGGAGAAACTGGGGCTCCGGGCCAGCGACACGACGACGCTCGTCTTCGACGACGTCCGCATCCCCGAGTCCTACCGGCTGACCGAGGAGGGCCGCGGGCTATCCGCGGCGCTGTCCATCCTCACCGGCGGGCGGGTCGGTATCGCCGCCCAGTCGGTCGGCCTCGCCCAGTCCGCGCTGGACCTGGCCGTCGAGTACGCAGGGGAGCGCGAGCAGTTCGGCGACCCCATCGCCGACATCCAGTCGATACGGCAGAAACTCGCGGAGATGCACGCCAAAACCCAGGCGGGCCGCATGCTGACCTACGAGGCCGCCCGTGGACTCGACGAGGGGTCGCCGCCGTCGATGGCCGCCAGCACCGCGAAGTACTTCGCCAGCGAGGCGGCGATGGACGTGACCAACGAGGCGGTCCAGGTTCACGGCGGCTACGGCTACACCACCGATTTCCCCGTCGAGCGGCTCTACCGCGACGCGAAGATAACGACCATCTACGAGGGGACGACCCAGATACAGAAGAAGGTCATCGCCCGTGAACTGCTGGACTGA
- a CDS encoding DUF5822 domain-containing protein, which translates to MPERVETTDPEGVDYGWVMQTTFVLTIVVGAPVVAALSAFVTLSTWGERAEFAVRVGAVVWLCIGVPVYAYARSHSETSR; encoded by the coding sequence ATGCCGGAGCGCGTCGAGACGACCGACCCCGAGGGCGTCGACTACGGGTGGGTGATGCAGACCACGTTCGTCCTCACCATCGTCGTCGGCGCGCCCGTCGTCGCGGCGCTGTCGGCGTTCGTGACCCTCTCGACGTGGGGCGAGCGGGCGGAGTTCGCGGTCCGGGTCGGCGCCGTCGTGTGGCTCTGCATCGGCGTCCCCGTCTACGCGTACGCCCGGAGCCACTCGGAGACGTCGAGGTAG
- a CDS encoding HAD family hydrolase yields the protein MSAADSTDHDTLVFDLDGTLVRLVVDWEAVADAVAETLRERGVSPPDDLWTMLSAADRSGNREAVESVIAEFEREGARASERLPAAGTVPDGTVGVCSLNCEAACRIALSEHGIDGVGAVVGRDTVGTEKPDPEPLLETVRRLDGDPDGTLFVGDSERDARTADQAGTDYLDVSEWLRAYA from the coding sequence ATGAGCGCCGCCGACAGCACCGACCACGACACGCTGGTCTTCGACCTCGACGGCACGCTGGTCCGTCTCGTGGTCGACTGGGAGGCGGTGGCCGACGCCGTCGCCGAGACGCTCCGAGAGCGGGGCGTCTCGCCGCCCGACGACCTCTGGACGATGCTTTCGGCCGCCGACCGCTCCGGCAACCGCGAGGCCGTCGAATCCGTCATCGCGGAGTTCGAGCGCGAGGGCGCACGCGCTTCCGAGCGGTTGCCCGCGGCGGGGACCGTCCCCGACGGGACCGTCGGCGTCTGTTCGCTGAACTGCGAGGCCGCCTGCCGCATCGCGCTGTCGGAGCACGGCATCGACGGGGTCGGCGCCGTCGTCGGCCGCGACACCGTCGGGACGGAGAAACCCGACCCCGAACCGCTCCTGGAGACCGTCCGGCGCCTCGACGGCGACCCCGACGGGACGCTGTTCGTCGGCGACAGCGAACGAGACGCCCGGACCGCAGACCAGGCCGGCACCGACTACCTCGACGTCTCCGAGTGGCTCCGGGCGTACGCGTAG